CCCGCCCATCCCGTCGTCGTGCATGGTCGCGCGCATCATCACGCTGTCGCGCAGGTGCGCGAAGTACCCGGTGCCGGCGCGCATGAGGGAGTCGGGGACGAACATCATCTGGCGGTACCCGTCGCCGAACATCATGCGCCCGGGCACGGCTTCCCCAGTGCTGTCGGCCATGTGCAACGTGAAGCGGTTGAGGCAGGACGCCGAATCCACCGGCATGTCGAACCACATGCGGATCGTGTCCCCCCGTGATACGTTCGCCGCGTTCGGTGCTGGGGCCACGGACACGGACGCCGAGCCCGGCGCCAGGTCGGGTCCCGAGTTGTCGGAGCACGCCGCCGCCACTGCGGCGGCGGCCACGGTAAGGAGCAGGCCGCGCAAGATCATCCTCCTGGAGTCCAATTGAGTGCGCTTCGGGCAGTTGCCCGCGCGACGTTCTTCGCGGATCCATCCATGTGACCTCCCGGGCCCACCATGGGGCCCTCGCGCTCAGCTCAGTGACGGTGCGGTGGCGTGCGAGGCGGCGTAGGTGACGCCGGTCGTCGCGGGTCGGCCTCGACGGCCCTGCGCTGCGTCGGGCGCAGCACGTCGCGCGCCGATTGCGCGGCGTTAAGGGGCGTGAGCCGTCCGGCTTGGGCCGAGTCGCGGAGCGCCCCAAGCGCCGCGACCTGCTCCGCCGTCAGCTCGAGCGCGGCGGCCTGTGCCAGCAGTCGCGCGGGCGCGTACCGCTCGTACACCCGCTCAGAGGCGGACCCACTCGGCTCGTAGCTCCCGGTGTGGAGCACCGGCCCGGCGCACGCGGAGGCGAAGAAAACCGTGGCCGCGAGTGTCGCACGACGCATGGTCCGCATGCACCCGTCGAGTACGTGTTGCATCAGACTGCTCCTTTCCATAAGAGCGCACGGCGGCCACAGGCACCCCGGCTCGCCGGGACTTCTTCACAGCCATCAGGAACCCGAGCCCCTTACGGCCGCCGCGGACGGTAGGGGCCGGCTTAGTGCTCTTCGCGGTCGTGCCCCTCGCCGGAGCGCGCGCCCTGCTGGCGTTGCCACGCGTCAACCTGGCGGCGCTGCGCCTCCGTGAGCACCGATCTAGCCTCGAGCGCCACGCGCAGCTCGGCCCGATGCATCAGGCCCATCGCGGCGTGCATGCTCTCGAAGTGCGCGACGACCGACGACGGATCCGGAGCGGACGCGTTGAGCGCCTCCTGAAACATCCGGCCGTGTTGATCGGCCGAGGCCCGGGCGCCGTCGCGCTCGGGACGGGCGGCCTCCTGGATCTGCGCGAGACGCGCCTCCTGGTCTTGCGTCAGACCCAGGTCCCGCTTGCGCTCGAGCAGGCGCGGCGGCGTGTACGCCATGACCCGCGACATCGCCCCCATCATCTCCATCATCGACTCCATCCCGGCCATGCCCATGGCGTCGTGGCCACGCTGCATCCCCGGCTGGGCGGAGGGCGGGCGCTGGGTAGCCTGGCGCTGCGCGCTGTCCGCGTGATGGGCGTGCTGCGCGGCTAAGGGCGTCGCGCCGATAGCGAGAGCGGCCAGGCTGAGAACGATGCGGTTCATGATGAGACTCCTTGGGTCGAGCGTTGAGGTTTCAGGCGCCGAAGCGCGGGTCGATGGCCGCATAGGTCACTCCGCGGGCGTGGCCGGAACGGCCGCCGGCATCCGCCGCAGCTCGGCCTTCCGCCACATCAGGTAAATGGCCGGAATCACGACGAGCGTGAGCACGGTCGAGCTGACCATCCCGCCGATCATCGGCGCGGCGATGCGCCGCATCACCGTCCCCCCGGCACCGCTGCCCCACATGATGGGGAGGAGGCCGGCCATGATGGCCAGGACCGTCATCATCTTGGGTCTGAGCCGATCGGCCGCCCCCTCGACGATGGCCTCGTGGAGCCGGGACGGCGTCATCGGCGCCTGGTGGCGGAAGTGCTCGTAGGCGATGTCGAGGTAGATCAGCATGACGACTCCGGTCTCTGCCGCGACGCCGAACAGCGCGATGAACCCGACGGCGACGGCCACGCTGAGGTTGTAGCCCAGCGCCCAGATGAACCAGATCCCGCCCACCAGCGAAAACGGCAACGAGAGCAGCACGATGGCCAGGTCGCGCATGTTCTTGAAGTTCATGTACAGCAGCACCACGATGATGAGCAGCGTGAGCGGCACGACGATCTTGAGCTTCGCCACGGCCCGCTCCATGAACTCGTACTGACCACTCCACCGCAGGGTGTAGCCGGGCGGCAGCACCACCGAGCGCTCGACCGCGGCCTTGGCGTCCCGCACGTAGCTGCCGATATCGCTTCCGGCCATGTCCACCTGCACCCAGGAGGTGAGGAAGGCGTCCTCGGTCTTGACCAGCATCGGCGCGTTCACGAGCCGCACCGTGGCCAGCTGCTCGAGCGGCACCTGCACCGTGCGGCCGCCGCCGCCCATCCCGGCGTCGCCCGTGGGCGGCATGGGCCCGCCGCCGGCATCGGGCGCCGCCGCGCCCGCCCCGCCCGACGCCGAGCCGAGCGCCACCGGAATGAGCACCCGCCGCAGCGCGTTCGGGGAATCGCGCAGGTCCCGCGCGTAGCGCACGTTGACGCTGAAACGCTCCCGCCCCTCGACCGTCGTCGTCGCCTGCATCCCGCCGATCGCCGAGATGATGGTGCGCTGCACGTCGGCCACGTTGAGTCCGTAGCGGGCCGCCTGCTCGCGGTTCACCTCGATATCGAGGTAGGAGCCCGAGACCGCGCGCTCGGCGAAGACGCTCCGCGTCCCCGGGACCATCACCACCGCCGCCTCGATCTCCTTGCCGATCCGCTCCAGCTCGCGCAGGTCGGGGCCGAAGATCTTGATCCCGACCGGCGTCCGGATGCCGGTGGCGAGCATGTCGATCCGGCCGCGGATGGGCTGCGTCCACGCGTTCGTGTAGCCCGTCGTACGCGCGGCCGAGTCCAGCTCCGCGACCAGCCGCTCGCGCGTCATGCCACGGCGCCACTGGTGGTGCGGCTTGAGCACCACGACGGTCTCGATCATGTCGAGCTGCGCGGGGTCGGTCGCCGTGTTCGCGCGGCCCACCTTCCCGAACACGCTCGCCACCTCGGGGAAGGTCGCCAGGATCGAGTCCTGGTACTGCGACGCCTGCCGCGCCGCCGTGATGGAAGCCCCGGGCACCGTCGTCGGCATGAACAGCAGCGTGCCCTCGTCCAGGGGCGGCATGAACTCCGACCCGAGGCGCGAGGCGGGCCACACCGTCGCCGCCAGCACCACGGCGCACCCTCCCACGGTCTTCCACGGGTGCCGTAGCACCACCAGGAGCGCCGGCCGGTACAGCCACATCAGCCAGCGGTTGACGGGATTGGACTGCTCCGGCTTGATCCGGCCGCGGATCAGGTAGCCCATCGCGACCGGCACGACCGTGATGGCGAGGAGCGCGGACGACGCCATCGCGAACGTCTTCGTGTACGCGAGCGGCTTGAATAGCCGCCCCTCCTGCGCCTCCAGGGTGAAGACCGGCAGGAACG
The DNA window shown above is from Gemmatimonadales bacterium and carries:
- a CDS encoding Ig-like domain-containing protein, translating into MILRGLLLTVAAAAVAAACSDNSGPDLAPGSASVSVAPAPNAANVSRGDTIRMWFDMPVDSASCLNRFTLHMADSTGEAVPGRMMFGDGYRQMMFVPDSLMRAGTGYFAHLRDSVMMRATMHDDGMGGQMGGGSMTMMDDIPAGATRMRDGMGWSFTAGN
- a CDS encoding CusA/CzcA family heavy metal efflux RND transporter is translated as MLRAIIDWSTRNRFLVGLAVIFIGAAGLWAIRTIPLDALPDLTDVQVIVQTDYPEQAPQIVEDQVTYPITTQMLKVPGAKTVRGFSFFGMSLVYVIFDDGTDLYWARSRVLEYLNGLRGRLPASASPVVGPDATGLGWVYQYVLTSDRHSLYELRALQDWYLRYLLTAVPGVSEVASVGGYEKQYQVEVDPVRLQAFNIPITRVMEAVQGANVETGARVLEVSGREYMIRALGYARGIPDLENAVVGTTAGGTPIRVRDVANVQLGPEIRRGAADWNGRGEAVGGIVVMRFGENALTTIERVKERLAEAQGGLPEGVRVVPVYDRSDLIHRAIETLKEKLTEESLVVAAVCVVFLLHLRSSLVAILTLPLGVMMSLIVMRWMGISADIMSLGGIAIAIGAMIDAAVVMIENMHKHLERAGGSEHVKGERRWEIVREAAGEVGPALFFSLLVITVSFLPVFTLEAQEGRLFKPLAYTKTFAMASSALLAITVVPVAMGYLIRGRIKPEQSNPVNRWLMWLYRPALLVVLRHPWKTVGGCAVVLAATVWPASRLGSEFMPPLDEGTLLFMPTTVPGASITAARQASQYQDSILATFPEVASVFGKVGRANTATDPAQLDMIETVVVLKPHHQWRRGMTRERLVAELDSAARTTGYTNAWTQPIRGRIDMLATGIRTPVGIKIFGPDLRELERIGKEIEAAVVMVPGTRSVFAERAVSGSYLDIEVNREQAARYGLNVADVQRTIISAIGGMQATTTVEGRERFSVNVRYARDLRDSPNALRRVLIPVALGSASGGAGAAAPDAGGGPMPPTGDAGMGGGGRTVQVPLEQLATVRLVNAPMLVKTEDAFLTSWVQVDMAGSDIGSYVRDAKAAVERSVVLPPGYTLRWSGQYEFMERAVAKLKIVVPLTLLIIVVLLYMNFKNMRDLAIVLLSLPFSLVGGIWFIWALGYNLSVAVAVGFIALFGVAAETGVVMLIYLDIAYEHFRHQAPMTPSRLHEAIVEGAADRLRPKMMTVLAIMAGLLPIMWGSGAGGTVMRRIAAPMIGGMVSSTVLTLVVIPAIYLMWRKAELRRMPAAVPATPAE
- a CDS encoding Spy/CpxP family protein refolding chaperone; the encoded protein is MNRIVLSLAALAIGATPLAAQHAHHADSAQRQATQRPPSAQPGMQRGHDAMGMAGMESMMEMMGAMSRVMAYTPPRLLERKRDLGLTQDQEARLAQIQEAARPERDGARASADQHGRMFQEALNASAPDPSSVVAHFESMHAAMGLMHRAELRVALEARSVLTEAQRRQVDAWQRQQGARSGEGHDREEH